A region of the Yarrowia lipolytica chromosome 1C, complete sequence genome:
GATAACCGTTTCTATTACTGTTTCCATCAGGCGGCTCGTCgttctgcttcttctcacCCTCATACAAGGCGTTTATGGGCTCGGATCATACACTCCTTACATGACCAAGTGTCCTCCTGGTACGCTtctacgacaaggaggaaacATCTCGAGTTCAGAAGCCGCGTATATCGCCGCCAAGTAGCAGAAATCGAGTCTTGCCCTGAAGAGATTCCTGCATTAAGTGGCGATTCCAGATGTCTAAAAGTACATATCCAACAGAGACTGTACCTCCAACTTGGCTCTGGGGTTTTCTGGAGGTGACTACAGATCAATGATTGTTTCAGCCGGGGTGGTGAAGGCCTTTGATCATCGAAATCTAGACTCTACCACCCTGGGGGGACTACTACAGTCTATCAACTACATGCCTTCTGCGTCTGGGGGATCGTGGACTCTGGGTACTTTGGTTATGAACAATTTTCCGCAGGTTTCTGAGATTCAAGATCAACGCAAGCTCTGGAACCTCACTGCTGAGTCCGCTTTCCTGGACTGTTTTGGGCGATTATGGCAAAGCTATCACCAAAGTTGTCGGTAAGCGTCTGGCAGGATACAGGGTATCTTTGACGGACGAATTCGGGCTAGTGGTGGGCGAAGGACTGGCTGCGGGAGGATACCACACGTTTTCAGACATTTCACAGTCATATGCTTACGTCAGTCACGATATGCCGTTTCCTGTGTGTCTAGTGACAGCTCTTCCAAAGGGAGACATGCCTGCAACAGACATCATTAACTCCAATCCCATCTTGGAAGCCACCCCCGTGGAGTTTGGATCATACGACAAACAAACCAACATGCTCATGTCCATTGGCCAGATTGGCTCTCAGATGGAAAATGGACAAGTTCAGGGAGACTGCACTGCTGGGTTCGACCAGGGTTCATTTTTCATGGGAGCTTCAGCCAGTCTTTTCAACAGCCCGACATGGTGGACCAAGACCGGGCTAAAGATTGTGGGACTGGACAATGGCAATCAGCGGCCTTCGGGAATCTTCCATCCGAACCCCTTCAAGGGCTTGAGTGACGTTGAAGCGCCCTACAACGGCATGGCGCTATACGGAGCAGATGGCGCTTACTCGGGGATGGGTCTTCCACTATGGCCCATGGTCCACCCGTCTAGAAAGGTGGACATGTTTTTCTGTCTCGATGCTGACGGAGCGCCTCCCAATAACACTCCCGATGGCAAAACGCTTACAAATCTAGCCAACAAAGTCTCCGAGGAGATGGGTGAAGGAGTGTTTCCGCTAGTTCCTTCCCCACATGAGTACCAGGCCAAGTACCTTGAAAAACCGCTGTGGATGGGCTGCGACGTGACAAAGATGAGGAAGATTCCAGAATCAAATAGATACGTGCCACTTTTTGTCGAAATCCCCAATCTTGAGGTCTCCTACAACTCCCTAGTCAAGACCATGAAACTAGACTactccaaggaggataTCGATGGAATTGTCCAAACCGGATTCGATATTGCTACCATGAGCAATTCCACTGAATGGGCCCAGTGTATCGGCTGTTCCGTAGTTCTGAGAGAGTTCCAGAGACAGAACAAAACGGTGCCGGAGGTGTGTCGAAAGTGTATGGATGAGTATTGCTATTCGTGAGGATGGAAGGAAGCTGTTGGGggtagtatgtacaatatataaaaaCTGACTACTCAACGCCtcttcaccatcaccaccatcaccaccatcaccaccatcaccaccatcgCTTGTTCACCATCTCATCGTTCAGCTACGTGACGTTCGGGGTTGACTAGTAAAGACGAATGCAACCGTACTCATCCCGAATGCATTCTCCAGCCCGCACCGATCGCTCACATCTCTCTACAGTATGATTCGTATGATCGACTCAGAATGACACTCCAGGAGGACGGTCCAACTTGATCTTCCCCTCATGGCTCCAATCAAAACACAAATCTGTTTAATACATCAATCTTTCTAAGACACAGCACCACATGAGAAGCGCTCCACCGCACAGTCCCCTTACtgtcctccagcacctccagcacctccagcGCCGCCAAACTTGCTGGCCATCTCTCGCAAAGCAGGGTCGTTCATCATCTCACTCATGGAGGGCATGTTGCCGCCCTGCATTCGCTGAGCCATGTTAGCCACAGCAGGGTTGCTCATCAGGTTGTTGAGCGCATTGGGGTCGGACATGAACTTCTGGGCCATCTGGGCCACGGCGGGGTTGTTCATGAGACCAGCCAGATCGGGCATTCCgcctccagcaccaccgCCAAACATGGAACCGAGAGCTCCGAGATCGGGGAAACCAGCgggagctcctccagctcctccagcggcTCCACCCTCAGCGGGGGCGTCCCGGGTGGCGACGGCCTCCTCATCGActcgcttcttggcggtCTCGTAGCCCCGCTTCATGGCGTCGGAGACATTGTCGCCCTCGACCTTCATGCCCATCTCGTAGGCCTCCAGCGCGCCCTGGGCGTCACCGGAGGCGTACTTTGCCAGTCCCAGACGCGAGTAGGCCTTGGAGTAGTTGGGATCAACTCGAATGGCGGCGTCAGCGTCGGCAATGGCATTATcgtggagctggagctgggaGTAGGCGGCGGCTCGGTTGGAGTAGTAGACGGCGTTGTTCGCGTCGATGTCGATGGCCTGGGTGTACAGATCGATGGACTCTTCGAAGTTTCGTTGCGACAGCGCCTTGTTGCCCTCcagcttgagcttgtcggCCTGggtcttctgctcctcagtCAGAACCGCAGTGGCGGCAGCCATCTTGGCAGCGGCAGCCTCGAGTGCAGGGGAGGACTTGTCGGCACCGGCGGTGGAAGCCGAGTTGGATCGGTTCTTGAAGATGTCCAAAAGAGTCTGCTTGCCCAGAACCGAGTCCTTGGAAACACCCTCAATCTTGAACACGTCCTCCAGACAGTCAATGGCGACCTGGACCGATTCGTGGTCGTCTTCGGGGATGGTGCCGTCGGAGACGGAGGTTTTGAGGAAATCGACGATTCCAACTGCGAGATCTTTCTTGTCGGACATTGTGTGGGTGGTGTGGTGGAACTCAAGAGAGACATATGCACTGTTAAGATGGTGTAGTTTAGATTCACAACGTGGCGAGTATGAATGGCAGAAACATGGAGGGCTATCGAGGGGGTTGTGGGGAGTGAAAAGACAAAGTGAGTGGCTACAACGGATATTTATGACACATTGAGTTGATTTCTGCCGTCGGATTTTTCAGAAATTGGCTATTTCTGCCGTTACAACACACCCCTCAGAATGCCCCCTCCATGACCCCTTACTTTAGTTGACACTTTACTTTGCCTTCACTTGGGGAAGGTTCTGGAACAAGTTGGGACTGACTTTGAATATGTTAGCGACCTTTGAGAGGGGGCAAATTGAATTGACATGTTAGATCGGTGGCGAACTGCCAAAGTGTACAAGCAAGGTGGAACTACCGGAATACATTCAGCTCCACATCCGCGGCCGGTCTTATAGTGATTCTTCTCCCTCCAAGTGTCTCGTTGTACTCGTCCGTGGGGCTCGGGCGTATACTCTTTTGGGAATACGCATTTATGCCACAGATGGAATACGGCAACTCTAAATTGGATATATCCCGCTGCCGTATTCGGAAAAttgcacgtgactctgCAGCAGTGTTCTGCAGGCAGACTTGACCTCaatctacaagtgcaagaCCAAGTATAGATCTCAGCAACATCTACACTTACCTAAACAACATGTGGCCcttcaacagcaacaaacCACAAGACCAGGACGGCCCCGTGGACTTTTCCGCTCCGGTCACGTCCGACGGCAAGATGTTGGACGACACAAAGCCTCGATTCGACCTGGAAGACAtccaggccaagaaggcggctctgctcaaggagctcaaggagaaggaggccgagctTGTGCGCCCGCCCCCTCCCAAGATCACCAAGCCCGTTCCCGAGGGCGAGGCCAAGGTGTCGAATGTGGTTTCTCAGATCGGCGTGAACGACTTTAAGACCGTGACCCAGATCCCCTGTTTCCGAGACGCTATGATCACGGGCTTCATCACCGGTGGCTCTGTTCTGGGAGTCATGCTGTCGATGCGACGGTCCACGCTCAGCGCTGCCAACTGGGCCATTGGCGGATTCACCATTGGAGCCGTGGCCAAGTGGGAAATGTGTCGATATAACCGAAAGCAGTCGTTTGAGAACGCTGCTCTGGCCCACCAGGTCTATGCCAAGCGAAAGGCTCTCGAGGAGGGCAAGGAGTGATCGTTGGTCGTTCTGAATTGTAAATAGTCTCTGTACATAATGCTAACAGTGTTTTCTGAGTGGAGAAAATCAGTAGAGGAAGTGGCCATCAAGTTTAGCATCCGGACTAGACATTATTTGGGCTCTTGTAGTATATCGAATCAGCAGATGTTATGTCTCAGAAGTTCATCTGAAGAGTTGCTGATTAGTTGACTGAAGAGGTGACTGAAGAGGTGACTGAAAAGTTGCTGAAAAGTTGCTGAAAAGTTGCTGAAAAGTTGCTAAAAAGTTGCTGAAAAGTTACTGAAAGTTGATTATCATTTTTCTCTCAGTGTTCTATTTGTATATGAGCGACTTCACAAGCAAATAgaacaaccaccaccatccaTTGTATAAACACCAACAAGCCTCAAATCAACGCCCTTGATTTTGCCGCCTCTTCCAGCTGTCTCGTACGTGCTCAACACTAGAtccgaaaaaaaagtgcacATCAAAAGTGTTATCGCCAGTCATCGCCAAAAACTGCCCCGTCATTGCAATACTCCCGTGTTTCACCTCGTTTCTTGCTCGCATCTAAGACATTCCACATGGTTGCGGGTTGACACTTTATGCGAGCGATGTGCGCGTTTCCACCTCCTGTACCAGAGTCGAGGCTTCCGTTCCTAGATTGCCGTAGAGTTTGGGCTGACTGGCGCCAATGATCGGCTGGTGGTGCTAGCGTGATACGAAGGCGGAGAGCTACTCGCAcccgtacttgtagcgtCTCCTGGTGGTCCCACTGGGCTTCCGAAACCTGGCTGATGGAGTCGCTACGGTCTTGCAGCAAGCGTTGCAGGCCACACGCTGGAGCAATGTGCTgcggtggaaaaaaaacccgTCAGACAGATGACGAGACCAGGACGAGCTGACGAATGGCAGGCCCATTTGCACCAAGGGGTGGCTCACGGCACGTGGTCCATTCATGACTTTCCAAGAGCAGCGTTTCCACCAAAGCCTAGATCGAGTGGGGAAACAGGTCTAGGTTACTCGTACCGTCGTATGAGCagtacgtactgtagctgcCCCCACAAAGCTAACCCCCAAATGTCGGAATATGCTTTTAGGACTTGTAGGAACACAAAACCGTGGGGCCAAGTATAAGATGGGGGTCAGGGGAGTGGGTGTGGCCTTTATACTTGGTCTTTTGTTTCTCCACTGCGATTCTGGTGACAAACCACAAGTAACAAATCACATCGATAACTTGCCGCCGGTAACAAAAGCACACCCACGACCGCCCCACGACCACGACTCGACCACGACTCGACCACGATCCGACCACGATTCGACCGCGATCCGACCACACGACCCCACGACCACACAGCCACACGACCACAGTCCCCACGCTCTCACACACTCACAAACCACCACCCAATGACCATCCGATTAGTAGCAGCAGGGGTGGTGGCCTCTA
Encoded here:
- a CDS encoding uncharacterized protein (Compare to YALI0C09328g, similar to uniprot|Q12118 Saccharomyces cerevisiae YOR007c SGT2 similarity to protein phosphatases), translated to MSDKKDLAVGIVDFLKTSVSDGTIPEDDHESVQVAIDCLEDVFKIEGVSKDSVLGKQTLLDIFKNRSNSASTAGADKSSPALEAAAAKMAAATAVLTEEQKTQADKLKLEGNKALSQRNFEESIDLYTQAIDIDANNAVYYSNRAAAYSQLQLHDNAIADADAAIRVDPNYSKAYSRLGLAKYASGDAQGALEAYEMGMKVEGDNVSDAMKRGYETAKKRVDEEAVATRDAPAEGGAAGGAGGAPAGFPDLGALGSMFGGGAGGGMPDLAGLMNNPAVAQMAQKFMSDPNALNNLMSNPAVANMAQRMQGGNMPSMSEMMNDPALREMASKFGGAGGAGGAGGQ
- a CDS encoding uncharacterized protein (Compare to YALI0C09350g, similar to Saccharomyces cerevisiae COX20 (YDR231C); ancestral locus Anc_8.451, weakly similar to uniprot|Q04935 Saccharomyces cerevisiae YDR231c COX20 in the maturation and assembly of cytochrome oxidase involved protein) → MWPFNSNKPQDQDGPVDFSAPVTSDGKMLDDTKPRFDLEDIQAKKAALLKELKEKEAELVRPPPPKITKPVPEGEAKVSNVVSQIGVNDFKTVTQIPCFRDAMITGFITGGSVLGVMLSMRRSTLSAANWAIGGFTIGAVAKWEMCRYNRKQSFENAALAHQVYAKRKALEEGKE